A stretch of the Rhinoderma darwinii isolate aRhiDar2 chromosome 3, aRhiDar2.hap1, whole genome shotgun sequence genome encodes the following:
- the LOC142748193 gene encoding AN1-type zinc finger protein 6-like yields the protein MAQENHNQVPALCTNGCGFYGSPRTNGLCSVCYTEWLRRQNSSSNGRNSPPVMSVRSGVEASTSQIVDYAELDKPAESIDSQGQVSFLPQTDSGSSSPDGNTLERRIEVYIRNIRLGVELQRGKRKYNDTEQTLDSAEASASDNAQKSSEDQELSPPKAKVKKVNRCHVCRKRVGLTGFDCRCGNIFCGIHRYSDRHSCSYDYKAEGAKKIRKENPVVVAEKIRKI from the exons ATGGCGCAAGAGAACCACAACCAAGTTCCTGCACTTTGTACTAATGGTTGTGGCTTCTATGGTAGCCCACGTACCAATGGACTCTGCTCCGTCTGCTACACAGAATGGCTACGGAGACAGAACAGCAGCAGCAATGGGAGGAATAGTCCCCCAG TGATGTCAGTGAGAAGTGGGGTGGAGGCTTCTACCTCACAGATTGTAGACTATGCAGAGCTTGATAAACCTGCAGAATCTATAGATTCACAAGGACAAGTCAG TTTTCTTCCTCAGACAGATTCAGGCTCCTCTTCACCAGATGGAAATACCTTAGAGAGAAGAATTGAGGTGTATATTCGGAACATACGTTTGGGGGTAGAATTACAGCGAGGAAAGAGAAAGTATAATGATACAGAACAGACATTGGACAGTGCTGAGG CTTCAGCATCAGATAATGCACAGAAATCTTCTGAAGATCAAGAACTCTCCCCACCAAAGGCCAAAGTCAAGAAAGTTAACCGTTGCCATGTGTGCCGCAAAAGAGTTGGGCTCACCG GCTTTGACTGTCGATGTGGGAATATATTCTGTGGGATACATCGTTACTCTGACAGGCACAGTTGCTCCTATGACTATAAAGCTGAAGGAGCTAAGAAGATCAGAAAGGAAAACCCTGTTGTGGTTGCGGAGAAGATCCGTAAAATTTGA